A portion of the Panthera tigris isolate Pti1 chromosome E1, P.tigris_Pti1_mat1.1, whole genome shotgun sequence genome contains these proteins:
- the CCL16 gene encoding C-C motif chemokine 16, with product MKFSVAALFLLILITTPALYGQSKIPESVNNSPTCCLKYHEKVLPKKLVVGYRKALNCYLPAIIFVTKKNREVCANPNNKWVQEYIKDPNLPLLPPRNLAQVKSIRT from the exons ATGAAGTTCTCTGTGGCtgccctctttctcctcatcctcatcacCACTCCGGCTTTGTACGGCCAGTCAA AAATTCCTGAGTCGGTGAACAATTCTCCCACCTGCTGCCTGAAGTATCATGAGAAAGTATTGCCAAAGAAATTGGTGGTGGGATACAGAAAGGCCCTCAACTGCTACCTGCCAGCAATCAT TTTTGTCACCAAAAAGAATCGAGAGGTCTGCGCCAACCCCAACAACAAATGGGTCCAAGAGTACATCAAGGATCCCAATCTACCTTTGCTGCCTCCCAGGAACTTGGCCCAGGTTAAAAGTATTAGAACATAG
- the LOC102960496 gene encoding C-C motif chemokine 14, whose translation MKVSMAAISLFLLLLITGALVSTAKSSSRGPYHPAECCFNYIAQAIARHRIMGYYETSSQCSRPGVVFITKKGHSICANPSDVWVQDYIKDLEEK comes from the exons ATGAAAGTCTCCATGGCTgccatctccctcttcctcctcctcctcatcaccgGTGCCCTGGTGTCCACGGCTAAATCCTCTTCAC GAGGACCTTACCACCCGGCCGAGTGCTGCTTCAACTACATTGCCCAGGCAATCGCACGTCATCGGATCATGGGTTATTATGAGACCAGCAGCCAGTGCTCCAGGCCTGGAGTGGT CTTCATCACCAAAAAGGGCCATTCCATATGTGCCAACCCCAGTGACGTCTGGGTCCAGGACTACATCAAGGACCTGGAGGAGAAATGA